The following are from one region of the Mycolicibacterium helvum genome:
- a CDS encoding Hsp70 family protein has protein sequence MTDPTRPAVGLSVGATTLAAVTADNSVTRPPVVTLPGGIAISDFVDRVGDPVGIVASDGSVHHAATLLAESLRSLAYAATSGRPLPPAAAITYPAHWRPSAVEALRAAIRQIPEWAADGPLMMPDTTAALTALAANPGLPTRGVVALCDFGGSGTSVTLVDGLTPIGPTLRHYDFSGDLIDRGLLAHVVAELSAGGTLDVTGTSAIGSLTRLRAQCRAAKERLSTVTVTALPAELPNFRGDVRLTRTELDDAIGRALSDFVAVLQDTMERAGVRPADLAAVASIGGAAATPVITTTLSEHLRVPVISTPRPGFTAAIGGALRAARGPADESATAMAPAPVALAAPVAPIEQAAATGVALAWSAAPDVPDLAPLAEPMPVPEPVGPIARPVLDFEPDPVGPASAKQRAPAWYRRPMPVVAAALGGDRPGRCRNSGGAHCREQRRSRHAHAKHHFHPAGRAGVRCAE, from the coding sequence ATGACAGACCCAACGAGGCCAGCGGTCGGCCTGTCGGTCGGTGCAACAACATTGGCCGCGGTCACCGCCGATAACTCCGTCACCCGCCCCCCGGTGGTCACGCTGCCCGGCGGCATCGCGATCAGTGATTTCGTCGACCGCGTCGGTGACCCGGTCGGCATCGTGGCATCCGATGGCTCGGTACATCACGCTGCGACGTTGCTGGCCGAATCGTTGCGGTCACTCGCGTACGCCGCCACGTCGGGCCGGCCACTGCCGCCGGCCGCCGCGATCACTTACCCCGCACACTGGCGGCCCTCGGCCGTCGAGGCGCTGCGCGCGGCGATCCGCCAGATCCCCGAGTGGGCGGCCGACGGACCGCTGATGATGCCGGACACCACCGCAGCGCTGACCGCGCTGGCCGCCAACCCCGGGCTGCCGACCCGCGGCGTGGTCGCCCTCTGCGATTTCGGCGGCAGCGGGACGTCGGTCACTTTGGTGGACGGCCTCACGCCTATCGGGCCGACCCTGCGCCACTATGACTTCTCCGGTGACCTGATCGATCGGGGCCTGCTGGCCCACGTGGTCGCAGAGCTGTCGGCCGGCGGAACGCTCGACGTCACCGGCACCTCGGCGATCGGGTCGTTGACCCGGCTGCGGGCCCAGTGCAGGGCGGCCAAGGAGCGGCTGTCGACCGTCACGGTCACCGCCTTGCCCGCCGAGCTGCCGAACTTCCGAGGCGACGTCCGGCTCACGCGCACCGAGCTCGACGACGCGATAGGCCGTGCACTCTCCGACTTCGTCGCCGTGCTGCAGGACACCATGGAACGCGCCGGAGTACGGCCCGCTGACCTCGCCGCGGTGGCCTCGATCGGCGGAGCCGCCGCCACCCCGGTGATCACCACGACACTGTCCGAACACCTGCGTGTTCCGGTGATCAGCACCCCGCGCCCTGGCTTCACCGCCGCGATCGGTGGCGCGCTGCGCGCCGCGCGGGGACCGGCCGACGAGAGTGCCACCGCAATGGCGCCGGCCCCGGTCGCGCTCGCGGCGCCGGTCGCACCGATCGAACAAGCCGCGGCGACCGGCGTCGCACTGGCCTGGTCCGCGGCGCCCGACGTGCCGGACCTGGCACCGCTGGCCGAGCCGATGCCGGTACCGGAACCCGTCGGGCCCATTGCCCGCCCCGTGCTGGATTTCGAACCCGATCCCGTCGGCCCCGCCAGTGCCAAGCAACGCGCGCCGGCCTGGTATCGGCGCCCGATGCCGGTGGTGGCCGCCGCCCTGGGGGGTGATCGTCCTGGCCGGTGCCGGAACAGCGGTGGCGCTCACTGCCGAGAGCAGCGTCGCTCCCGTCACGCCCACGCCAAGCATCACTTCCACCCCGCAGGCCGCGCCGGCGTCCGCTGCGCCGAGTGA
- a CDS encoding zinc-binding dehydrogenase: MSEYVLAPAEVLAPAPQTVALPDSAALPTVGLTAWQALFEIADLLAGQTILINGAGGAVGGYAVQLAKQAGAVVTATTKPASAERLRRYGADRLIDYIDYDAAPVTLDGQPFDVVLNLISTSPEQTATLANVVADGGFLVGTMTSGPEDPQRGLRTQRIFVRSDAAQLADLVARVDAGQLQIDVAERRPLSDIAAVHDAADAGRLPGKTILTPTD; the protein is encoded by the coding sequence ATGTCGGAGTATGTGCTGGCTCCGGCGGAGGTACTGGCTCCCGCACCGCAGACGGTGGCACTCCCCGATTCCGCGGCGTTACCGACCGTTGGGCTCACGGCCTGGCAGGCGCTGTTCGAGATTGCCGACCTGTTGGCCGGGCAGACAATTCTGATCAACGGCGCCGGCGGAGCGGTCGGCGGTTATGCGGTCCAACTCGCCAAACAAGCGGGTGCGGTCGTCACGGCGACGACGAAGCCCGCCAGCGCGGAGCGCCTGCGCCGCTACGGAGCCGACCGGCTGATCGACTACATCGACTACGACGCGGCGCCGGTGACGCTCGACGGACAACCCTTCGACGTGGTACTCAACTTGATCAGTACTTCACCTGAGCAGACGGCGACATTGGCGAACGTCGTCGCCGACGGCGGATTCTTGGTCGGCACAATGACATCGGGCCCGGAAGATCCCCAGCGCGGGTTGCGCACGCAACGAATTTTTGTCCGGAGCGACGCCGCACAACTGGCCGACCTGGTCGCCCGCGTAGATGCCGGACAGCTGCAGATTGACGTCGCAGAGCGCCGTCCGCTGTCCGACATCGCGGCCGTGCACGATGCCGCCGACGCCGGGCGCCTGCCCGGCAAGACGATCCTCACACCCACCGATTAG